A window of Brevibacterium ihuae contains these coding sequences:
- a CDS encoding LppM family (lipo)protein produces the protein MIPVSPPSLRPVDSRVVVPRRSRPVVVALLALLLVLLTGCVKLNADVDVSRELRLSGTMSVMMKKTAVEDLGESPDTALAEMTADIPDMSDRGVTFAEVTDDLYFGVEFTLDDVDPSQFTEDELGFISQLSLSEQDGTISMSMPNPVVMPAIDMGTSPGGFGGTGGFGGGGVDSMRSMLDESVMTFTFPGKVLDAPGAQVDGSTASWDLQTFEGEELTAQAEASGFPWWILIVVGAVVLLAIAALVIVLIVMSRKKKRQQQSVGFGAPGAQYGAPGGQGYPGGPGGQGYPGASGGVPGPYGSGPQGPYGSGPVPGQHGGAQPGPYGSGPAPGQYGSGPQPGSGQQQPGPYGAGSQQPGPYGSGGPAGPSTGQPNPGHPGGHPHGGTQMPGQPASGQHGPGPYPSGQQGGFPGQNPPGQDPQDRFRPPRH, from the coding sequence ATGATCCCGGTCTCCCCACCGTCCCTGCGTCCGGTCGACTCCCGCGTCGTCGTCCCGCGGCGTTCCCGCCCGGTCGTGGTCGCTCTCCTCGCTCTGCTGCTCGTCCTCCTCACCGGCTGCGTCAAGCTCAACGCTGACGTCGACGTCAGCCGTGAGCTGCGGCTCTCCGGAACGATGTCGGTGATGATGAAGAAGACTGCCGTCGAGGACCTCGGCGAGTCCCCGGACACCGCGCTCGCGGAGATGACCGCGGACATCCCTGACATGTCGGATCGCGGAGTGACCTTCGCGGAGGTCACCGACGATCTCTACTTCGGCGTGGAGTTCACGCTCGACGACGTCGATCCCTCGCAGTTCACCGAGGACGAGCTCGGCTTCATCTCCCAGCTGTCCCTCTCCGAGCAGGACGGCACGATCTCGATGTCGATGCCGAACCCGGTGGTCATGCCCGCGATCGACATGGGGACCTCGCCGGGCGGCTTCGGCGGGACGGGCGGCTTCGGCGGCGGCGGGGTCGACAGCATGCGGTCGATGCTCGACGAATCGGTGATGACCTTCACCTTCCCGGGCAAGGTCCTCGACGCACCGGGAGCCCAGGTCGACGGCTCGACCGCGTCGTGGGACCTCCAGACCTTCGAGGGCGAGGAGCTCACCGCACAGGCGGAGGCCTCCGGCTTCCCCTGGTGGATCCTCATCGTCGTCGGAGCCGTCGTCCTCCTCGCCATCGCCGCGCTCGTCATCGTCCTCATCGTGATGTCGCGGAAGAAGAAGCGGCAGCAGCAGAGCGTCGGCTTCGGTGCTCCGGGTGCTCAGTACGGCGCGCCCGGCGGGCAGGGATATCCCGGTGGCCCCGGGGGACAGGGATACCCGGGCGCCTCGGGCGGGGTACCCGGTCCCTACGGGTCCGGTCCTCAGGGGCCGTACGGCTCCGGTCCCGTGCCGGGGCAGCACGGGGGAGCTCAGCCCGGTCCGTACGGTTCCGGACCCGCACCGGGGCAGTACGGATCCGGTCCGCAGCCCGGTTCCGGCCAGCAGCAGCCCGGGCCGTACGGCGCGGGGAGTCAGCAGCCGGGACCGTACGGCTCCGGCGGACCTGCCGGTCCATCGACCGGGCAGCCGAACCCCGGTCACCCGGGAGGTCACCCGCACGGCGGGACGCAGATGCCCGGTCAGCCCGCGTCCGGTCAGCACGGGCCGGGTCCGTACCCGTCCGGCCAGCAGGGCGGCTTCCCGGGGCAGAACCCTCCCGGCCAGGATCCGCAGGACCGGTTCCGCCCGCCGCGCCACTGA
- a CDS encoding acyl-CoA dehydrogenase family protein: protein MDNLLSKEELEFAQHMREFYRTEIPEDIRRRNAIGEELSKEDMVTSMQILNKHGYAVPNWPVEWGGQDWTPVQRHIWLEEMQLASVPSPLAFNASMVGPVIATFGSQEIKERFLPKTANLDIWWSQGFSEPNAGSDLASLKTTAVKQGDKYIVNGQKTWTTLGQYGDWIFMLVRTDPNVKKQAGISFLLIDMTTPGVTVRPIQLIDGGHEVNEVFFENVEVPVENLVGEENKGWTYAKFLLGNERTGIARIGASKVALARAKAYAATTRTPRGTLLQDPLFAARLAKVEAELTALEFTQLRILSTQSAGSDKPDPRSSVLKLRGSKLQQDITELLVDVLGPQALDFVDSREVADGFTTLPPGAPDALKAYFNYRKVTIYGGSSEVQRSIISKALLGL, encoded by the coding sequence ATGGATAACCTGCTGAGCAAGGAAGAACTCGAGTTCGCACAGCACATGCGCGAGTTCTATCGCACCGAGATCCCCGAGGACATCCGTCGTCGCAATGCGATCGGCGAAGAGCTGAGCAAAGAGGACATGGTCACCTCGATGCAGATCCTCAACAAGCACGGCTACGCGGTGCCCAACTGGCCCGTCGAATGGGGCGGCCAGGACTGGACCCCCGTGCAGCGCCACATCTGGCTCGAGGAGATGCAGCTCGCCTCCGTGCCGTCCCCGCTCGCGTTCAACGCCTCGATGGTCGGCCCGGTGATCGCGACCTTCGGCAGCCAGGAGATCAAGGAGCGCTTCCTCCCGAAGACCGCCAACCTCGACATCTGGTGGAGCCAGGGCTTCTCCGAGCCGAATGCCGGGTCGGACCTCGCCTCGCTCAAGACCACCGCGGTCAAGCAGGGCGACAAGTACATCGTCAACGGCCAGAAGACGTGGACCACGCTCGGCCAGTACGGCGACTGGATCTTCATGCTCGTGCGCACGGATCCGAACGTCAAGAAGCAGGCGGGCATCTCCTTCCTCCTCATCGACATGACGACCCCGGGCGTGACCGTGCGTCCGATCCAGCTCATCGACGGCGGCCATGAGGTCAACGAGGTCTTCTTCGAGAACGTCGAGGTCCCGGTCGAGAACCTCGTCGGCGAGGAGAACAAGGGCTGGACCTACGCGAAGTTCCTGCTCGGCAACGAGCGCACCGGCATCGCCCGGATCGGCGCCTCGAAGGTCGCTCTCGCGCGCGCCAAGGCCTACGCCGCGACCACCCGCACCCCGCGCGGCACCCTGCTCCAGGACCCGCTCTTCGCGGCCCGCCTGGCCAAGGTCGAGGCCGAGCTCACCGCGCTCGAGTTCACCCAGCTGCGCATCCTGTCGACCCAGTCGGCCGGCTCCGACAAGCCCGACCCCCGCTCCTCGGTGCTCAAGCTGCGCGGCTCCAAGCTCCAGCAGGACATCACCGAGCTGCTCGTCGACGTGCTCGGCCCGCAGGCCCTCGACTTCGTCGACTCCCGCGAGGTCGCCGACGGCTTCACCACGCTGCCGCCCGGCGCCCCGGACGCCCTCAAGGCGTACTTCAACTACCGCAAGGTGACGATCTACGGCGGTTCGTCCGAAGTCCAGCGGTCCATCATTTCCAAGGCTCTGCTCGGCCTCTGA
- a CDS encoding ABC transporter ATP-binding protein, whose amino-acid sequence MRLLIDYLRPTTGSIRVLGENPRSGGPALRRRLGYLPGELTAAGTATGRQVLEFFCRLNAPAAIGQIDAWCERLGVDPHRRIRTLSKGNKQKLGVIQAFIHEPELLILDEPTSGLDPLLQHEFLTITREAAETGATVLLSSHVLGEIEHIAEHAAVLNRGRLVREASVADLRRDAGHDFSALLREPDRELLARESERLLGAEVAAGLSTRELAAGIVEVTGQVPGSVEADRVVALLSAFDVVDFTFRQRDLEDTVLDLYREQP is encoded by the coding sequence ATGCGGCTGCTCATCGACTACCTGCGCCCCACGACCGGGAGCATCCGGGTCCTCGGCGAGAACCCGCGCTCCGGCGGCCCGGCACTGCGCCGGCGACTCGGCTACCTGCCGGGCGAGCTCACCGCCGCCGGCACGGCGACCGGGCGGCAGGTCCTCGAGTTCTTCTGCCGGCTCAATGCCCCTGCGGCGATCGGGCAGATCGACGCGTGGTGCGAGCGCCTCGGCGTCGACCCGCACCGGCGGATCCGCACGCTGTCGAAGGGCAACAAGCAGAAGCTCGGCGTGATCCAGGCCTTCATCCACGAACCGGAGCTGCTCATCCTCGACGAGCCCACCTCGGGCCTCGACCCGCTGCTCCAGCACGAGTTCCTCACGATCACCCGTGAGGCGGCGGAGACCGGCGCGACGGTCCTCCTGTCCTCCCATGTGCTCGGCGAGATCGAGCACATCGCCGAGCACGCGGCGGTTCTCAACCGCGGACGCCTCGTGCGCGAGGCCTCCGTCGCCGACCTCCGCCGCGATGCCGGACACGATTTCAGCGCGCTCCTCCGCGAGCCCGACCGTGAGCTCCTCGCGAGGGAGTCAGAGCGACTGTTGGGCGCCGAGGTGGCCGCAGGTCTGAGCACCCGCGAGCTCGCCGCGGGGATCGTCGAGGTGACCGGGCAGGTCCCTGGGTCCGTCGAGGCCGACCGGGTCGTCGCCCTCCTCTCCGCGTTCGACGTCGTCGACTTCACGTTCCGGCAGCGCGATCTCGAGGACACGGTGCTCGATCTCTACCGGGAGCAGCCATGA
- a CDS encoding integrase core domain-containing protein — protein MAETSKWVAWYNHVRLHSALHYRPPIEAHSDWIKQQTTTGVAA, from the coding sequence ATGGCCGAGACGTCGAAGTGGGTGGCTTGGTACAACCACGTCCGACTGCATTCGGCGCTGCACTACCGGCCGCCGATCGAGGCGCATTCTGATTGGATCAAACAGCAGACCACTACAGGCGTGGCCGCATAG
- a CDS encoding ABC transporter permease subunit gives MSDRHFTQDSTPAAEARVTAGTPGTGGGLTPGGTTEQGGPPASNEPSAPAGTARRAAHERSERLHRDAARRAAPLALLRLTLRNGWRALLLWCLAIAGIGTLYLALYGSMAEALTVDTALMESFPPEILNAIGGAAALSSGAGYVQATFLGLLGFAVRSVAAIGWGTKAIAGPEEAGDLELHLSHGISRLDYVLQATAAVVVRCLALAATAALVMAVLDGPGDLGLETTGILAAGTSYFLLLVLAGCAALAGGAATGRRVAATGAGAAVVVGSYLLNAVGSQSEDTAWMLDLSPYRWAYGHEPLAEGWSAAPLWVLLLLALVWAAGIIRFLRRDLGR, from the coding sequence ATGAGCGATCGACACTTCACCCAGGACAGCACCCCCGCCGCCGAGGCCCGCGTCACCGCTGGGACGCCGGGGACCGGCGGGGGGCTGACGCCGGGTGGGACGACGGAACAGGGCGGGCCACCGGCCTCGAATGAGCCGTCGGCACCAGCCGGAACCGCCCGGCGTGCCGCCCACGAACGTTCGGAGCGCCTCCACCGTGATGCCGCTCGGCGAGCTGCACCCCTCGCTCTGCTCCGCCTCACTCTGCGCAACGGGTGGCGGGCGCTGCTCCTGTGGTGCCTCGCGATCGCCGGGATCGGAACGCTCTACCTCGCGCTCTACGGCTCCATGGCCGAGGCCCTCACCGTCGACACCGCCCTCATGGAGTCGTTCCCGCCGGAGATCCTCAACGCCATCGGCGGAGCGGCCGCGCTCTCGTCGGGCGCGGGATACGTCCAGGCGACGTTCCTCGGTCTCCTCGGGTTCGCGGTGAGGTCGGTCGCGGCGATCGGCTGGGGAACGAAGGCGATCGCGGGACCGGAGGAGGCCGGGGACCTCGAGCTCCACCTCTCCCACGGGATCTCCCGCCTCGACTACGTCCTGCAGGCGACGGCGGCGGTCGTCGTCCGCTGCCTCGCGCTCGCCGCGACCGCGGCGCTCGTCATGGCGGTGCTCGACGGTCCGGGCGACCTCGGGCTCGAGACGACCGGGATCCTCGCGGCGGGGACCTCGTACTTCCTCCTCCTCGTCCTCGCCGGGTGCGCAGCGTTGGCGGGCGGCGCGGCCACGGGACGCCGGGTCGCGGCCACCGGGGCGGGCGCGGCGGTAGTCGTCGGGTCCTACCTGCTCAACGCCGTGGGGTCGCAGAGCGAGGACACTGCCTGGATGCTCGATCTGTCGCCGTACCGCTGGGCCTACGGCCACGAACCGCTCGCCGAGGGCTGGTCGGCCGCTCCCCTATGGGTGCTCCTACTGCTCGCGCTCGTGTGGGCGGCAGGAATCATCCGCTTCCTCCGCCGCGACCTCGGCCGCTGA
- a CDS encoding TrmH family RNA methyltransferase, with translation MTTSHTDGQDGSPERLPVGVGPWEGPWPDGDHWDPELLAEGDRRNVVDAYRYWRLEAIVADLDRSRHAFHVAVENWQHDLNIGSVVRTANAFNAAAVHIVGRRRWNRRGAMVTDRYQHIHHHPDAAALAAWCADRGLMLIGVDNFPDSVPLETFDLPESAMLLFGQEGPGLTDEAHAACESVLSIEQYGSTRSMNAAAAAAIAMHAWIRRHAFGQRVPGS, from the coding sequence GTGACCACCTCGCATACCGACGGGCAGGACGGCTCCCCGGAGCGCCTGCCCGTCGGCGTCGGTCCCTGGGAGGGGCCGTGGCCCGACGGCGACCACTGGGATCCCGAACTCCTCGCCGAGGGCGACCGGCGCAACGTCGTCGATGCCTACCGGTACTGGCGGCTCGAGGCGATCGTCGCCGACCTCGATCGCTCCCGCCACGCCTTCCACGTCGCCGTGGAGAACTGGCAGCACGACCTCAATATCGGCTCGGTGGTGCGGACCGCGAACGCCTTCAACGCGGCGGCCGTGCACATCGTGGGCAGGCGGCGCTGGAACCGCAGGGGCGCCATGGTCACCGACCGGTACCAGCACATCCACCACCATCCCGACGCCGCGGCGCTCGCCGCCTGGTGCGCCGACCGCGGTCTGATGCTCATCGGCGTCGACAACTTCCCCGACTCGGTTCCGCTCGAGACGTTCGACCTGCCCGAGTCCGCCATGCTCCTGTTCGGCCAGGAGGGCCCCGGTCTCACCGATGAAGCCCATGCCGCCTGCGAGTCCGTGCTGTCGATCGAGCAGTACGGTTCGACGCGCTCGATGAACGCGGCCGCCGCAGCCGCGATCGCGATGCACGCGTGGATCCGCCGGCACGCCTTCGGCCAGCGCGTACCGGGATCCTGA
- a CDS encoding recombinase family protein, producing the protein MDGTTASNGVEQVVVYLRISEDRTGAEAGVERQRQDCLDMCARLGITDPAIFMDNDISAYSGKKRAGYLDLLERVKLGPSRIVAWHVDRLYRRPRELEDLIDLVEAHPIRIETVKGGAFGLNTHEGRLMARQLVAIASYESGHKADRIRRANQQKAERGDWHGGPKYGYGIGGVLIPEEAAVIREMADRFLAGQSVRQITRWLNRDDGPTPPSKGKSRLNVWHESTVGSILCSARISGQRAYEPASKTTATWERRDRAILGPGNWEAIITPEETMRIRAVFNHPDRRVGRSSKSLLAGLITCAKCGNTLVSSGLHRGETSIGKRRFYRCLPLPGRPERGGLVVSAHGIETLVSEAMIARLAATTMPATAPGQDAGVFAAMEQITAARQRMEDMARDYGAGLLSRTELHAAKTAATATISNAELVLGRNAKSSALKGIPIGDETALRHAWDQEWSIPQKRAIIAALVDTLVVKPAEPGVKPWVW; encoded by the coding sequence ATGGACGGCACAACAGCAAGCAACGGCGTGGAGCAGGTGGTGGTGTACCTGCGCATCAGTGAGGATCGTACCGGTGCGGAGGCCGGGGTCGAGCGGCAGCGGCAGGACTGCCTGGACATGTGCGCTCGGCTCGGGATCACCGATCCGGCGATCTTCATGGACAACGACATCTCGGCCTACTCGGGCAAGAAGCGCGCCGGCTACCTCGACTTGTTGGAGCGGGTGAAGCTGGGGCCGTCGCGGATCGTGGCGTGGCATGTGGATCGTCTCTACCGTCGCCCCCGCGAGCTGGAAGACCTCATCGACCTCGTGGAAGCCCACCCGATCCGCATCGAGACCGTCAAGGGCGGCGCGTTCGGCCTGAACACCCACGAGGGCAGGTTGATGGCCCGGCAGCTCGTCGCGATCGCCTCTTACGAGTCCGGGCACAAGGCCGACCGCATCCGCCGGGCGAATCAGCAGAAGGCCGAACGTGGTGACTGGCACGGCGGGCCGAAGTACGGGTACGGCATCGGCGGCGTCCTCATCCCCGAGGAAGCAGCGGTCATCCGGGAGATGGCCGACCGGTTCCTCGCGGGCCAGTCGGTGCGGCAGATCACCAGGTGGCTCAACCGCGACGACGGCCCGACACCGCCGTCGAAGGGGAAGAGCCGGTTGAACGTGTGGCACGAGAGCACCGTCGGCTCGATCCTGTGCTCGGCACGCATCTCCGGGCAACGGGCCTACGAACCGGCCTCCAAGACGACAGCGACGTGGGAGCGGCGGGACCGGGCGATCCTCGGACCGGGGAACTGGGAGGCGATCATCACCCCCGAAGAGACGATGCGTATCCGGGCGGTCTTCAACCACCCCGACCGGCGCGTGGGCCGCTCCTCCAAGAGCCTCCTCGCTGGGCTGATCACCTGCGCCAAGTGCGGCAACACCCTCGTCTCCTCGGGTCTCCACCGGGGCGAGACCTCCATCGGGAAGCGACGCTTCTACCGCTGCCTGCCACTCCCCGGAAGGCCCGAGCGGGGCGGACTCGTCGTGTCCGCCCACGGCATCGAGACACTGGTGAGCGAGGCCATGATCGCGCGCCTGGCCGCGACCACAATGCCCGCCACCGCGCCGGGTCAAGATGCGGGAGTGTTTGCGGCGATGGAGCAGATCACCGCCGCGAGGCAGCGCATGGAGGACATGGCCCGCGACTACGGAGCCGGGCTGCTCTCCCGCACGGAGCTACACGCGGCGAAGACCGCCGCCACCGCGACGATCAGCAACGCCGAACTCGTCCTCGGGCGCAACGCGAAGTCCTCGGCGTTGAAAGGCATACCCATCGGCGACGAAACCGCGCTGCGGCACGCCTGGGATCAGGAGTGGTCGATCCCGCAGAAGCGAGCGATCATCGCCGCCCTGGTGGACACGCTCGTCGTCAAGCCCGCAGAACCGGGTGTCAAGCCCTGGGTTTGGTAG
- a CDS encoding pyridoxamine 5'-phosphate oxidase family protein codes for MSRENPVQDLPEEESLALLEGKDYGRLVFSVGGEVEIFPINYHAAGREITFRTAPGTKLAGSLIAGRAVFEVDDVAEDEVWSVIVRGPVRTLETEAEIDAAEELDLRPFVPTVKRFFVRLDADEVSGRRFRRGPEPEAPLDVPD; via the coding sequence ATGAGCCGCGAGAATCCCGTGCAGGACCTGCCGGAGGAGGAGAGCCTCGCGCTCCTCGAAGGGAAGGACTACGGGCGGCTGGTGTTCAGCGTCGGCGGCGAGGTGGAGATCTTCCCCATCAACTACCACGCGGCCGGACGGGAGATCACCTTCCGCACCGCTCCGGGCACCAAGCTCGCCGGCAGCCTCATCGCCGGCCGGGCGGTGTTCGAGGTCGATGACGTCGCCGAGGACGAGGTGTGGAGCGTCATCGTGCGCGGCCCGGTGCGCACGCTCGAGACCGAGGCGGAGATCGATGCGGCCGAGGAGCTCGATCTCCGGCCGTTCGTGCCGACCGTCAAGCGGTTCTTCGTCCGCCTCGACGCCGACGAGGTCTCCGGGCGCCGGTTCCGCCGCGGTCCGGAGCCGGAGGCGCCGCTCGACGTCCCCGACTGA
- a CDS encoding acyl-CoA dehydrogenase family protein, translating to MDLELNDVQQELGSTVARLLKSKYDAGTRDEILASEKGWSEEMWNQYAEIGLLGLPFAEEHGGAGMGFAEVAVVMEEFGRALVLEPYLATVVLGGGLVNAAGTDAQKAEILPGVSEGSTFLAFAGQEPNSRYDLTAPATTAAVSGDEATLTGEKSGVLGGDAATQFVVSAAVDGGVGLFLVDAQAEGVTVDVRTQADGLKTASVLFENAPATRLGTGDASDAITRVIDTANAALAAEAVGAMEASLKMTAEYLHTREQFGAPIGRNQVLQHRAADMYATLEGAKSMALYSRLAVTQDVDGTSKSRHTDVVAAKIIIDDAAEQISQESIQMHGGIGMTMEYPIGHYAKRLTVIPRTFDDQKSLTAELAELGGLIEPEAADVS from the coding sequence ATGGATCTCGAACTCAATGATGTCCAGCAGGAGCTCGGCTCGACCGTCGCCCGCCTGCTCAAGTCCAAGTACGACGCGGGCACCCGCGACGAAATCCTCGCCTCCGAGAAGGGCTGGAGCGAGGAGATGTGGAACCAGTACGCCGAGATCGGTCTCCTGGGTCTGCCCTTCGCCGAGGAGCACGGCGGCGCCGGAATGGGCTTCGCCGAGGTGGCCGTGGTCATGGAGGAGTTCGGCCGCGCCCTCGTGCTCGAGCCCTACCTCGCCACCGTCGTGCTCGGCGGCGGACTGGTGAATGCCGCCGGCACCGACGCGCAGAAGGCGGAGATCCTGCCCGGCGTGTCCGAGGGATCGACCTTCCTCGCCTTCGCCGGCCAGGAGCCGAACAGCCGCTACGACCTCACCGCCCCGGCGACCACCGCCGCCGTGTCCGGCGACGAGGCCACCCTCACCGGTGAGAAGTCCGGCGTGCTCGGCGGGGACGCCGCCACGCAGTTCGTCGTCTCCGCAGCCGTCGACGGCGGCGTGGGACTGTTCCTCGTCGACGCGCAGGCCGAGGGCGTGACCGTCGACGTGCGCACCCAGGCCGACGGCCTCAAGACCGCCTCGGTCCTCTTCGAGAACGCCCCGGCGACCCGCCTGGGCACCGGCGACGCGAGCGATGCGATCACCCGGGTCATCGACACCGCCAACGCCGCACTCGCGGCCGAGGCCGTCGGTGCGATGGAGGCCTCGCTCAAGATGACCGCGGAGTACCTCCACACCCGCGAGCAGTTCGGCGCGCCCATCGGCCGCAACCAGGTGCTCCAGCACCGTGCGGCCGACATGTACGCCACGCTCGAGGGCGCCAAGAGCATGGCGCTGTACTCCCGGCTCGCGGTCACCCAGGACGTCGACGGCACCTCGAAGTCGCGTCACACCGACGTCGTCGCCGCGAAGATCATCATCGACGACGCGGCCGAGCAGATCAGCCAGGAGTCGATCCAGATGCACGGCGGCATCGGCATGACGATGGAGTACCCCATCGGCCACTACGCCAAGCGCCTCACCGTCATCCCGCGCACCTTCGACGACCAGAAGTCGCTCACCGCGGAGCTCGCCGAGCTCGGCGGACTCATCGAGCCCGAGGCTGCCGACGTGAGCTGA